The following proteins are co-located in the Silene latifolia isolate original U9 population chromosome 1, ASM4854445v1, whole genome shotgun sequence genome:
- the LOC141632864 gene encoding uncharacterized protein LOC141632864, which produces MSDLDSTESWEDFGENPIDYNPLFETTIDFETRDDAFNWAQKIAFANGFALVKANNGAKNRKKNGLLASYFRCKRHGKPKETDDLEKPRRSQKCSCKFRIRAVQNFVSKNDKETMVWNILTSEGGGLHNHNVAVYKDGDRHFAGLDAEEKAYVRQQTLAGVQPRDIKNGLHLRSPDKPQPSSTQLYNETRKIKKEEMGERNTAQQMLALAVANKYVHFYEISSEESKELTHIFMAHPEAIKLLGLILMWSSWIRLIKPTFTRIHSLRWLV; this is translated from the exons atgtCGGATCTCGATTCAACG GAATCGTGGGAGGATTTTGGCGAGAATCCAAttgattacaacccgttgttcgaGACTACTATAGATTTCGAAACGCGTGACGATGCTTTCAATTGGGCTCAGAAAATCGCATTCGCGAATGGGtttgctttggttaaagcaaataaCGGAGCTAAAAATAGGAAAAAGAACGGGTTGTTGGCAAGTTATTTTCGATGTAAAAGACATGGTAAACCAAAAGAAACGGACGATCTTGAAAAGCCAAGGAGGTCGCAGAAGTGTTCATGCAAGTTTCGTATTCGTGCCGTTCAAAATTTCGTGTCTAAAAATGATAAAGAGACGATGGTGTGGAACATTCTAACCTCCGAGGGTGGTGGACTACACAACCACAACGTAGCCGTTTATAAGGACGGGGATCGGCACTTTGCGGGATTGGACGCGGAAGAGAAGGCATATGTTAGGCAACAAACATTGGCCGGGGTTCAACCGAGGGATATTAAAAATGGTCTTCATTTGAGATCTCCCGATAAACCTCAACCGTCAAGCACCCAACTGTATAATGAAACAAGGAAAATTAAGAAAGAAGAAATGGGTGAAAGAAACACCGCTCAGCAAATGTTGGCTCTAGCGGTGGCAAATAAATACGTCCACTTCTACGAGATTTCTTCCGAGGAGTCAAAAGAGTTGACTCACATTTTCATGGCTCATCctgaagcgattaagttgttaGGGCTTATCCTTATGTGGTCCTCATGGATTCGACTTATAAAACCAACATTTACCAGAATCCACTCATTGAGATGGTTGGTGTGA
- the LOC141596199 gene encoding major pollen allergen Ole e 10-like, protein MGRNLFLLHFSTSLFLGLFFCSTATVQRDITTPLTTSPTLNSNPIPEKPETWDPFTTPTPSSGTSWCIASETAGQAALQTALDYACGKGGADCTAIQPGGRCYNPSSLYDHASYAFNDYYQKNPIPNSCNFGGTAVITTIDPSSRACEYPPTSISSSVLDTANQNGSTVFGIGPSNSAMNLVNKVAHLYGLICLLFLLLRND, encoded by the exons ATGGGTAGAAATCTTTTTTTACTTCACTTCTCTACTTCACTGTTTCTCGGTCTTTTCTTCTGTTCAACAGCAACTGTCCAAAGAGACATCACTACGCCTTTAACAACATCTCCAACCCTGAACTCGAATCCCATTCCTGAAAAACCAGAAACATGGGACCCATTCACGACtccaaccccgtcttctggtacaaGCTGGTGCATTGCCAGTGAAACTGCAGGTCAGGCAGCATTGCAGACAGCATTGGATTACGCTTGTGGAAAAGGTGGTGCGGACTGTACTGCCATACAGCCAGGCGGTAGATGTTACAATCCGAGTAGTCTTTATGATCACGCTTCTTACGCTTTCAACGATTACTACCAGAAGAATCCAATCCCTAACAGTTGTAATTTTGGCGGAACTGCTGTCATTACCACCATTGATCCAA GTTCTCGAGCATGCGAGTATCCCCCGACAAG CATAAGTTCATCAGTGCTAGACACAGCAAACCAGAACGGTTCGACAGTGTTTGGTATCGGACCATCAAATTCAGCAATGAATCTCGTTAACAAAGTTGCACATCTTTACGGATTAATCTGCTTGTTATTTCTTCTGCTCAGAAATGATTGA